From the genome of Sylvia atricapilla isolate bSylAtr1 chromosome 26, bSylAtr1.pri, whole genome shotgun sequence, one region includes:
- the LOC136371903 gene encoding LOW QUALITY PROTEIN: uncharacterized protein KIAA1958 homolog (The sequence of the model RefSeq protein was modified relative to this genomic sequence to represent the inferred CDS: substituted 1 base at 1 genomic stop codon): MFSPTPLQSESGRDRGCSGASSLLVDLSKLVDWAHAHGTICNQIPTLEFIQDMDFLSNNNAGVWMCESGHAYYWPCGKLNDRGEEDTKAVGKIKRVLSSESLARESSLEEKKLKLTPSSFEMGKADSETTGSSGRSQEFTEQKADSAYTGNNTPKGNENTWKPITSFSATEQHFSMSGGRVQTDEQDVRSESDNDLQIISDEEHCEVDEDNQGDRINQVNVSEPSAEELQMPHCQNTALHQPTASQRAACAPTARPPLPCACVLQAGVSEPEDPSRNILRLSPFTAAEPMAETSRARSLLGSAVPKVYLRPLPVPRTEAKDQLESQPSETFFELQATADVQQSLQLSPPECDTVGTGSSGDGAENMGEDSNRSESEQTPFSSPLQSPESPPPTASNEDVLKKKEERIRCVTGGIKVFKEWLKLHHPSETRKIHTLSPADLDQYLVLFFISTKRQDGVDFSANSLRSFQHNINRYLKGHNYQYNILRGPEFRASQEAYKVKHWYLFQKKDEKEEKDWSLVENLTDEDVENLLKKGILSNTHPQGLLHLMLTNLIRGFGVHTHHQAHQLYWGQVVLRKTKGQVEYLEWKDDVSPGENEELSPRLFAKPEDPDNCPVASYKKYARKRPPDMLNDNHPLYLSPKSLCSVWDKVWYSRKALPKAKIYKIMDVITQDIRGAKRNNRKXSCRFGFAPSTTPRLL, translated from the exons ATGTTCTCTCCAACACCTTTACAGAGCGAGAGTGGCAGAGACAGAGGGTGCAGCGGTGCCAGTTCCCTTCTAGTGGATCTCTCCAAACTTGTGGACTGGGCACATGCTCACGGGACCATATGCAACCAGATCCCAACCCTGGAATTTATTCAGGACATGGATTTCCTGAGCAACAACAATGCTGGGGTGTGGATGTGTGAATCAGGACATGCCTATTACTGGCCTTGTGGGAAATTAAACGACAGAGGTGAAGAAGATACTAAGGCTGTAGGAAAGATCAAGAGGGTCCTGTCTTCTGAGTCCTTGGCAAGGGAATCCAGCCTTGAGGAAAAGAAGCTCAAGCTGACCCCATCATCTTTTGAGATGGGTAAAGCAGATTCTGAGACCACAGGGTCATCTGGCAGATCCCAAGAGTTCACTGAGCAGAAGGCTGACAGTGCCTACACAGGGAATAACACGCCCAAGGGGAATGAAAATACCTGGAAACCCATAACATCATTCTCTGCAACAGAGCAGCACTTCTCAATGTCTGGTGGTAGAGTCCAAACTGATGAACAGGATGTGAGGTCCGAAAGTGACAACGACTTACAGATCATCTCTGATGAAGAGCACTGTGAGGTAGATGAAGACAACCAAGGAGACAGAATCAACCAGGTTAATGTGTCAGAGCCATCTGCTGAGGAGTTGCAGATGCCCCACTGCCAGAATACGGCATTGCACCAGCCAACAGCCTCCcaaagagctgcctgtgcccccACAGCAAGGCCACCCCTACCCTGTGCCTGTGTTCTGCAGGCTGGTGTCAGTGAGCCGGAGGACCCGAGCAGGAACATCCTGAGGCTGAGTCctttcactgctgcagagcccaTGGCTGAAACTTCCAGGGCAAGGAGCCTCCTGGGGTCAGCAGTACCAAAGGTATACTTAAGACCCCTTCCTGTTCCCAGAACTGAAGCCAAGGACCAGCTTGAATCACAACCCTCAGAGACATTCTTTGAACTCCAAGCCACTGCTGATGTTCAGCAATCTCTCCAGCTGAGCCCTCCAGAGTGTGACACAGTGGGAACAGGCTCCAGTGGGGATGGTGCTGAGAACATGGGTGAGGACAGCAACAGATCGGAATCTGAGCAGACACCTTTTTCTTCACCCTTACAGAGTCCAGAGAGCCCTCCACCTACAGCCTCAAATGAAG ATGtgctgaagaaaaaggaggaaaggataAGGTGTGTTACAGGAGGGATAAAAGTGTTCAAAGAGTGGCTGAAGTTGCACCACCCCTCCGAGACGCGCAAGATCCACACACTGTCTCCTGCAGACCTCGATCAGTACCTGGtcttgttcttcatctctaCCAAGAGACAGGATGGCGTAGATTTTTCTGCCAATTCCTTAAGATCCTTCCAGCACAACATCAACCGGTACCTCAAGGGCCACAACTACCAGTACAACATATTGAGAGGGCCAGAGTTCAGGGCCTCTCAGGAAGCCTATAAAGTAAAGCATTGGTACCTGTTCcaaaagaaggatgaaaaggaggagaaagattgGAGTCTTGTGGAGAACCTGACAGATGAAGATGTGGAAAACCTTCTTAAGAAGGGAATTTTAAGCAATACACACCCTCAGGGCTTGCTGCACCTCATGCTCACCAACCTCATTAGAGGGTTTGGGGTACACACCCACCACCAGGCCCACCAGCTGTACTGGGGACAGGTGGTGCTAAGGAAGACCAAAGGACAGGTGGAGTACTTGGAGTGGAAGGATGATGTGAGCCCTGGGGAAAATGAAGAGCTAAGTCCACGTCTCTTTGCGAAGCCAGAGGATCCAGATAACTGCCCAGTTGCCAGTTACAAGAAGTATGCCAGGAAGAGGCCACCAGACATGCTGAATGACAACCACCCTCTTTACCTG